A window of Salvelinus alpinus chromosome 31, SLU_Salpinus.1, whole genome shotgun sequence contains these coding sequences:
- the pcolceb gene encoding procollagen C-endopeptidase enhancer b, producing MQSRVCVWSVCVLLSLTLGWTQAQSQTTNFTRPIFHCGGHLVTDSGFVGSEGFPSHYKPNRKCTWYIAVPEGHVVMLSFRMFDLEADPTCRYDYLDVYNGHSHTVQKLGRFCGTFRPGALISTSNTMMLEMVSDSSTGGRGFVAHYQGGKPHMDENQFCGGRLTKAQGSVKTPNWPNSDYPAGISCSWHISVKPSNVIKVKFEKLDIEADSYCRYDYVALFNGGERDDSRRIGKYCGDRVPGTIVTNGNELLVQFVSDLSVTSNGFMAHYSSVPRGSRTPSAGGDTIHGPRVASTTQKPIFKLAKPARPTPKSKSAIRAKPSLKPVTRPSVRIPVKPTPRKPTSKPQVRPTLKPKPAKPIPKAGARPTPKQGTKAKPTPKPSIKAKSKPTPKPMAKPVKPTKKLVSKPGAKPTPKSVTKPKATAKSGQSWTKTVTKKLAVSKKPLPMNPLCKQACKRTGTLQSNFCPNDFVIMGKVTSLVPGPRGSVTVDVSLIKAYRSGRLAITRSGPAKSIKLTSTCKKCPGLRKGANYVLMGKVDTEGHGLLNPSSFALLYKAVHTKALATLALQPC from the exons ATGcagagcagggtgtgtgtgtggagtgtgtgtgtcctcctgTCGCTGACACTGGGATGGACCCAAGCTCAAAGCCAGACGACCAACTTCACCAG GCCTATCTTCCACTGCGGAGGTCACTTGGTGACTGACTCAGGCTTCGTGGGCAGTGAGGGTTTCCCCAGCCACTACAAACCCAACCGCAAATGCACTTGGTATATCGCT GTCCCCGAAGGCCATGTCGTCATGCTCTCCTTCCGTATGTTTGACCTGGAGGCCGACCCCACCTGTCGCTATGACTACCTGGATGTGTACAACGGCCACTCGCACACAGTGCAGAAGCTGGGGAGGTTCTGTGGAACGTTCCGGCCCGGGGCTCTCATCTCTACCTCCAACACCATGATGCTGGAGATGGTCTCTGATAGTAGTACAGGAGGACGGGGGTTTGTGGCTCACTATCAAGGAGGGAAACCACACATGGATG AGAACCAGTTTTGTGGGGGGAGGCTGACGAAGGCTCAGGGTTCTGTCAAGACCCCCAACTGGCCCAACTCAGATtacccagcaggcatcagctgctCCTGGCACATCTCTGTGAAGCCCAGCAAC GTGATCAAGGTCAAGTTTGAGAAGTTGGATATTGAGGCTGACAGTTACTGTCGCTATGACTACGTGGCACTCTTCAATGGAGGCGAGAGGGACGACTCGCGTCGCATTGGGAAGTACTGTGGTGACAGGGTACCAGG GACCATAGTGACTAATGGAAATGAGCTCCTGGTCCAGTTTGTGTCGGACCTCAGTGTGACATCTAATGGCTTCATGGCCCACTACTCCAGCGTGCCCCGAGGGTCCCGGACACCCTCCGCGGGGGGAGACACCATCCACGGGCCTCGGGTCGCCTCCACAACCCAGAAACCTATTTTCAAGCTGGCCAAACCAGCCCGGCCTACCCCTAAATCCAAGTCAGCCATCCGGGCAAAGCCCAGCCTAAAACCAGTCACCAGACCTAGTGTAAGAATACCAGTGAAACCTACACCACGTAAGCCCACATCCAAGCCTCAAGTCAGACCCACACTTAAACCTAAACCTGCTAAGCCTATTCCTAAAGCTGGGGCTAGGCCTACACCTAAACAGGGTACCAAGGCTAAGCCAACCCCTAAACCTAGCATCAAAGCGAAATCCAAGCCCACACCAAAACCAATGGCCAAACCAGTGAAACCAACAAAGAAACTCGTCTCTAAGCCTGGAGCCAAGCCTACACCTAAATCAGTGACTAAGCCTAAAGCTACAGCTAAGTCTGGACAAAGCTGGACCAAGACTGTGACTAAGAAACTTGCAGTGAGCAAGAAAC CCCTACCGATGAACCCGCTGTGTAAACAGGCTTGTAAGAGGACAGGAACACTACAATCCAACTTCTGCCCTAATGATTTCG TGATCATGGGGAAGGTGACATCCTTGGTCCCAGGCCCCAGGGGCAGTGTGACTGTGGACGTGTCTCTCATCAAGGCCTATAGGAGTGGTCGCCTGGCCATCACCCGATCAGGACCAGCCAAGTCCATCAAACTCACCTCCACCTGCAAGAAGTGCCCTGGCCTACGCAAAG GAGCGAACTACGTGTTGATGGGCAAGGTGGACACGGAGGGACATGGCCTTCTCAACCCCTCTAGCTTCGCTCTCTTGTACAAGGCAGTCCACACCAAAGCACTGGCCACTCTCGCACTCCAACCATGCTGA